The Dysgonomonas mossii genome includes the window TTCCTGAGCCTCGGTGCGCAGTTCCGAAACGATGCCGATGGCGACGACGCCAAGGCCGCACAACGTGTCGTGCGTCAGTGGCTGGCGAAGAAAGGCATCACCGCGCCGCACCTGGTGATGGAGAACGGTTCGGGTCTGTCCCGCGCCGAACGGGTCAGTGCCCGCGAGATGGCTGCCATGCTGCAAGCCGCCTGGAAAGGCCCGTATTCAGCGGAATACATCAGCTCGCTGCCGATTGCCGGCACCGACGGCACCATGCGTAAACGCCTGAAAACCA containing:
- a CDS encoding D-alanyl-D-alanine carboxypeptidase, with product FLSLGAQFRNDADGDDAKAAQRVVRQWLAKKGITAPHLVMENGSGLSRAERVSAREMAAMLQAAWKGPYSAEYISSLPIAGTDGTMRKRLKTTALRGEAHVKTGTLNTVRAIAGFSRDNNGNSWVV